The DNA window CCGGCGTGAGTATATCCTGCTTTGTACCGGCCGTGCTGGTAATAAACTGAGGAAATTGTCTGGCTTTTTCCAGTTCTTTTGCAAGTTTCTCTGCATGCTCTGTTTGTATAAACAGATATCCGGGAAACATAACATCTTCTAAAAGATGCAAAATTCCACCGGAACGGAACACCTTTACTTTTTTGGGAACGCCACAGCGTATCCAAAAAGCATGGCTGACTGACCTCTCCAAAAGTTCGGCAGCCTCCTGCTCTTTTCCCGGCACCGTATATAATACATACCATCGTTCCATAAGCAGTCCTCCGTCGCTTAACTGTTAGTTAAGCGACAACTTTCGAA is part of the [Clostridium] symbiosum genome and encodes:
- a CDS encoding transcription termination/antitermination NusG family protein, which produces MERWYVLYTVPGKEQEAAELLERSVSHAFWIRCGVPKKVKVFRSGGILHLLEDVMFPGYLFIQTEHAEKLAKELEKARQFPQFITSTAGTKQDILTPVEEKDMRFLEDVCGEDLQHAMGVTRITLDSENQIVRADGVLEHYRNQIVKLNLHKRFAIVEIELFNRRQAVLFGVRLEQDQAG